catcaccttactctttcctatacgtATTCACTTTcactttccttcttttacataccctaccaaactcatcaaccaacctctgcaacttctcttcagaatctcccaaaagcagtgtcatcagcaaagagcaattgtgactACTACCACTTTGTgtcagattctttatcttttaacccgaCACCTCtggtcaacacctgagcattcacttctcttacaactccatctataaatatattgaacaaccatggtgacatcacacatccctgtctaaagcctacttttacagggtcctggagatgggaagtacagtgcctgcactctgaaggaggggtgttaatgttgcagtttaaaaactgtagtgtaaagcacccttctggcaagacagtgatggagtgaatgatggtgaaagtttttctttttcgggccaccctgccttggtgggaatcggccagtgataaaaaaaaaaaaataataaaaatataagtgaaacatataagtgaacagtatttagataaggctaaagaggtctttgtggcatttatggatttggaaaaggcgtatgacagggtggataggggggcaatgtggcagatgttgaatgtgtatggtgtaggaggtaggttactgaaagcagtgaagagtttttacgaggatagtgaggctcaagttagagtatgtaggaaagagggaaattatttcccagtaaaagtaggccttagacaaggatgtgtgatgtcaccgtggttgtttaatatatttatagatggggttgcaagagaagtaaatatgagggtcttggcaagaggcgtggagttaaaagataaagaatcacacaaagtgggagttgtcacagttgctctttgctgatgacactgctcttgggagattctgaagagaagttgcagagattggtggatgaatttggtagggtgtgcaaaagaagaaaattaaaagtgaatacaggaaagagtaaggttatgaggataacaaaaagattaggtgatgaaagattggatatcagattggagggagagagtatggaggaggtgaatgtattcagatatttgggagtggacgtgtcagcggatgggtctatgaaagatgaggtgaatcatagaattgatgaggggaaaagggtgagtggcacacttaggagtctgtggagacaaagaactttgtccttggaggcaaagaagggaatgtatgagagtatagttttaccaatgctcttatatgggtgtgaagcatgggtgatgaatgttgcagcgaggagaaggctggaggcagtggagatgtcatgcctgagggcaatgtgtggtgtgaatataatgcagagaattcgtattttggaagttaggaggaggtgcgggattacaaaaactgttgtccagagggctgaggaagggttgttgaggtggttcggacatgtagagagaatggagcgaaacagagtgacttcaagagtgtatcagtctgtagtggaaggaaggcggggtaggggtcggcctaggaaaggttggagggagggggtaaaggaggttttgtgttcgaggggcttggacttccagcaggcatgcgtgagcgtgtttaataggagtgaatggagacaaatggtttttaatacttgacgtgctgttggagtgtgagcaaagtaacatttatgaaggggttcagggaaaccggcaggccggacttgagtcctggagatgggaagtacagtgcctgcactctgaaggagggtgttaatgttgcagtttaaaaactgtagtgtaaagcacccttctggcaagacagtgatggagtgaatgatggtgaaagtttttctttttcgggccaccctgccttggtgtgggaatcggccagtgtgataataaaaaaaaaatgtatataaaaccCGCAAAAGTGTAATGAACTCTTGATGTTATATAACGACTCATATAGAGGCAGAAGCACAGAAAACAAAAATGGTTTGTATATTCTGACCTCCAACAGGAGTCTTCTTCAGCAGATAAAGATTCCACTTGGCAGGTTAAAATACTCAGAGCAACTTTATTtttgtgtttctgtctccatgtgcaTTAGTGGGAAGTGGAAGAATCCATCCactgtaagccatgagtgttgtaagaggtgattaaaatgccaggagcaaggagctagtaaccccttctaatgtataaattattaaatgtaaaaagaaaaactaatttttttttctcttttgggtcaccctgccttggtgggaaatgatcagtgttaaaaaaaaatgggtgtgGATGTAATGTAGATAAGAGACTATTGTGAGTGTTAAGTATGAAAAGAagatggatgtcctggctctaagaaCAATAAAGCCAAAAGGagtaggagtagcaataatgttgaaggaccagttatggcaggggaaaaagaagaaacaaatgtataaattcgagGATTATATGGAGCAAAATAAGAAtcagatgcaaaaagtgggttataCTAAGTGTTGATGCaactggaggagagagagtgtagaggagaTATATTTTGGGAGAAGTTAAGTGAATGTTCAGGAGCTAtgaaccaagtgaaagagtaattgtgaTTGAGGAACTAAATGTTAAAGTGGGAGCAACTACTGTGGAGGgcaaagtacagcctctcctcacttaatgacggggttccgttcctaagaacgaggggttctgttcctaagagtaggtcagtAAGCAAATTAGTCATTAAGcgaggagcatactgtactggtagtggtttgTATCATCTATCTtcagatatttttttaatgtcacctttccaccatttataacttttttttgtatatatttttaaatgtttatacagtagtgtactatataCTGTaaaaaacagaatagaggaaatcagctctaatatacactgCTTAGGTTTGCATATtggttggagagctggtcgtgAGTCCGAGCGGTTGGTAAACAAGtgtgtcgctaagtgaggagaggctgtaattaagtttgggatgccaggggtaaatgataataAGGAACCTTTGATTGAGCTTTatatagaaagagatttggtaatagataatacatattttaaggaataaaaaaagaggataaataagtatacaagatatgatatagggtatAATGACAACAGTTTGTTGgataaaagactgatgggtaGATTTTTGGATGTGAATGTTTACAGAAGGTCAACAGATATCACATCATTAAAAGGAGtggtaaggaagaaaaagttaacatatgagggggggggggggttataaagcacaagtgataTAAGGGACACCTAATTAACTGGAGGCAGAATTCCTGAGTTTACATGCTTTTTCACTAATAATCtgccctccccccctttttttaacaagttggccatctaccaccgaggcagggtgacccaaaaagaaagaaaatccccaaaaagaaaatactttcatcatcattcaacacaatttagaagtttagaagtatatacgtataaagatacacaacatatccctccaaactgccaatatcccaaacccctcctttaaagtgcaagcactgtactttccatttccaggactcaagtccggctatataaaaataactggtttccctgaatcttttcactaaatattaccctgctcacactccaacagctcgtcatgtcccaaataccatttgtctccattcactcctatctaacatgctcacgcacacttgctgcaagtccaagtccctcgcccaaaaaacctcctttaccccctccctctaatctGCCTATAAACACTAACCTAACTAACATACCCAACATCATAAAAGTGTTATTCCCACATTTGATATTAAAGAAATACTAAATATGGCTCCAAATGATACAAGGGTGGGTTTGTAATTTATCCTCAATGACAGCTATTAAATACAAGAAAGTGTTCTAAAAGCTAGGTATATTCCCAAGTACTGCTGTATAAATATCAAAGAATTTATATGTTGCCATAAAATTTTCGTCAACTTTATCCATGCAGCTTTGAAAGAGTTAAAGTAACAAAGCAATACAGTAGTTAgcacactatgtacaacaattcCTCAATTTAACAGATAGATTTCAATTTAAAGGACTTCAGAAATACAATATAAAACATACATGGACACTTGTTTTGGAAACCAAAATTACATTAGTTACAGAATTGTCCATTAGCGTTGCAATAGGGCAAAACAATCTCATCTCTATCCACGAAAATCACCATAACCAGTCACCTGTTCCAGTCTTAGTCCATTAAATTGAGGAtttactgcacttgtgtaagaatcaaattaataaaaaataaaaaaatagaagattcttCCCCCAGACTCCATGCATCAATTCTTTTCCCTCTACAAATACCATACTAAGATGGCCATAATTTCCTGCAGAAAAATGTGTAAGACAAAGACACTTAGCAAGGAGAGCCCTTAATATATATTACATTTTGTAAGAGCTTATTAAAGTCTTCAATAATGGTTGATAAAGCTAATATCTGAGCAAGATGTCATAAAAAAACTGGCTCACCTTGCAAAGTATGTTTAACCCACGATGTCCTGAATATTCACCCACCCTCATTTCTAACAGTAGTAATATTACCTGGCTCCCTCTCTGTGTTagtgagactttgtaaatggtccaagttgaaccAAAACATCATCGTAAACTTCCTTCTCCTAtgtgttggttatttgtgtattaatctGCTCATAGTACAATATTTTTGCTTTTGTTTTGAAAGATATTCAAAATCTGATCTAATGTAATAAATCATTTATATATTGTACTTGCTGTTATTTCCTTTACCACTAGAGTAAAACATAGCATGAATAATATTCTTTAGTTCATGCTAGTGTGATCAAAATACTGCTATATAACATGCCCAGGATATAATCTTTATTAAATTTTTTCCAATTACTAGTTGATATTACTATTAATGAGAGATGTACACCAATACTTTACTTTATACCATTATATCTCTCAAATGTAAAAGTGGTCTTGAAAACATACAAAGTGTATCATTTAATTACTTAGAAATGAGGGGTGCCTAAAAGACCTTTTAAACTTACATGCTTCTGATGCAAGGAATTCTTCATCAGTAATTTGGTCACACAtttcttcctcttcatcttctgTTTTCGCTGGAAAGTCATGTTGAAAAAGCACACGGCATGCGGCAGGCAGGTAGCAACAGGCAAGCAATATAAATTTCACAAAATTAAACTTGTAAGTAAAAAAAATCTGTGCATGAAACCTACATACCCGTGCTATGGAATAGAAAAACATTCTTGTTTACAGTAGTTCATATAAAATATATGAGGAATATTTAAATTAACAACTTCATATTGAGAGGACCATTACAAGAGAAATATGATAAAAATTCAAGCAAAACTAGACTTAAAGAAATGGAATGGGATTAACACTGCTAAATAAACTACAGAAAACAATATTATGCTAAAAACACCTACTATATTAATCATCAATGAATGCAACAACACTAAAAGATGCAATATATGATTCACCATAGTGCCCACACACCTTATCTTTGCCTACTGGAGCACTGTATATATTTCATGTATTGTTCATTATGAGAAGTTCCTGTCCATGGGGTGGTGACTAATGTAGACATTTCTCCAGGAATTTAAACTATTTTCAAGTATTTAATATTAGTGAAAAAAGAACTAAACTACTGTTGAAGAATACTACATGTTAGTCTCGCTATCAGGCAAGTAAAGTTGCTGCTTCTTGGGAAAAACATAGGAAAGGCTGAGTACCTAAACAACTACACATATACTGAGTATGGGTGAAACATTAACAAGAAAAGGCATACATGGACGAGGGAAAGAGAACAATGAACAGTTGGCACTTGAAGGACAAAGTgaatgttacacaaataacccacacacaggagacaggAGCCCACGACGACGCCCCGGttcaactttgtaaatggtccaagttggactagGGCATCCTTGTGggctcctctttcctatgtgcaggttatttgtgtattgtttcagtcatggcattgtgcctctttgttcttTAAAGTGAATGTTCATAAAACAAGAAGTTAACCAAGTGATACTGCAAAAAGAATGCAGTCAAGGTGAAGAACATTCACTAATCACTGTTATAAGCATTTTTGCATTTAGTAAATGATTATGAATCAAGGAAATGTGTGATATAAAAGGCATTATGGTTCTAATTCACTGAAACTATACAGAATGGAAAATGACAGTAGAGAATAAATGATAATGCAAAACTGCATAAGCATTATATCCAAAAAATCCAAAGGCATGCAAAATGCAAGGAAAGCATTCTTCGTGTAACATTTCAGACATTTTAATGCTTACACTGTGATGCACATCTGAGGTCGCTTGAGGTAAGACCTGTAGCAATTTCAGGCCCAGCTTCACTATGATTGACTTCTGTTTCCAAGTCTGAGCGAGTTCCAAGCACTATTCCCGAGTCATCATCCACACTAACAGTGTCCTGGGTTGTTGCACAACAAAAAATTAAGTCAATAACAGCAAAAACAATCAATGAAACACTAATCTCCCACTTAACGTAAAGCAAGTTAGTCAGTGCTCCGCTCGTGATCATGCCAGACAGTACATGTACATAGTTTTCATTTATTGTATAATTTCATGTAAGAAAGGCCTTAAAGATAGAAGATAATGTAACAAACAAGACAATGCAAACTTTATTTTCACTTAATCTGAAATGGTTGGAACTAGTGGCCTTTTCATTTACTAAGCCATCTTTACACAAACATACAgtaaattaatttattttaatattcaAATATGTTTTAAAGAAATTAAGATTGCTTGTTTGTTCCTTATATAAACAATTAGCAAATAATGAGACAATATAAATATCTAAACTTTTACCATATACTGTATCGAAAGACAAAATTCACAACAACATACCAGTCTCTCTTCTCCCATGACATTCTCCCGTTTTAGTGATCTTCTTGCCTTGAAAGAGTCAAGCACATGAGAAATATCTCCACTTTCTGCTCCACAAACTGCCTCTCTCTTGCCCAGTGGTGGAGACCTAGGCAACCTTGAATGTTTTTGGAAGGGGTTGATATTTTCATCAAGATGGGCACCATACTGTGGTGACTTAGTGAAATTCATGTCTGCCATGGTCGACTCTACGTTGCTGGGCTTAATACAACTGCTATCATCAGAATCAGGAAGTCCAGAATCAGTGGAGCAGTTCATAAACTCCTCAGCAAGGCGACTAGCTTCATTGCCAAGCAACTGGGCAAACTCTAGACTATCAAGCTGACCAATTGTGCCAATAGATGGAACTTTAGGTAGGCTtgtttctctctctgtatctAAGACTATCTCCTTTGATTCTCTACTTGTATTTCCAATCTCTAAATCTAGTTTTGACTCTAGATTTTCGTTTCGTAATACAGGacttgctgctgcttcttctgatACTTGTGAACTCTTTAACTGTAAATGTTCTACACTTGACTTACACTTTTCATCAGTTTGATTTGGTGAAGTGTCTATTACACATGGTATTTCCTCTTCTGAATTTAATGTCTTTTCTTCACAACCTCGAGTCTCTCCAGATGTAGCACAGACTTCTATATATGTTTTTGCTTCAATGACCTCTGATTTTTCTTCATTCTCAGGCGAGTGTACTGTTTCTCTAGTTTCGTCCTTATTTATAACTAACTTCTTTACTTCTTGGGGAGCTTGAGATAAGTGTTCTTTATTACACTCGACTTTTTTCTCTAGTCCTATGGCACTATCTTTATCACATTCATTATCAGATTTTTCCTCGTGTTTCACTGAATTATCTTTGGCAACGTCAATATTTTTTGGCACTTTATTAGATGGGTCAGTTTCTTCAACAGTTATATTTTGGTTTAAAGATGACCTTGACTGAAAAGGATCAAAATTTGGATCATCAAGGAAATCAAGATTATAATCTGTTTTTGATGGTAGAGGTGTATCTTTTTCTTCAGCAGACTCTATAACATTATTTTCCAATTTATCTGTACCATTATCTGAATCAGCTGGGTCACTAACTAATTTTTTAGATGAATCTGTCTCATCTACAGCAGGTACATTAGTTTTGGTTTTATTTTTAATTACTGTAAATCCTTTCTTTGCTGGTGCTTTCTTTGGCGAGGCAACCTTTGGCTTTGATTTATGGTCTCCTTTTTCCTCAAGAAGTACAGAGCTTTCTTTTGGAGGTGAATTGCTTACAGAACACTTAGTTGCAAAAGGATTGAAGTTTGGATCATCAAGATCGTCAAGAAAATCTAAATTATATCCCTTAGATGAGGTAATAGGAAGATCTTCATGAACAAATTTTGTTTCTGTTTCAGAGATACTTTTGTCTTCAATCTTGTTATTGTTTTTCTCAAAAGCTTTAGACTTTGGAGGAGGCTTCTTAACAGGCTGTCTCTGCTGTTTTAAATCAGGCTTTTTACCAAGTTTTCTAGGTCTCTTTACAGGACTTGCCGAGTCATCAAAGGCAATTTCGAGTAACTGTCCAGAGTCTTGTGAATGTTCAACACTTTGAGACTGGTGTTCAGGAGACACTGGTAATCTGTGATTTGTTTCTAATTTTGAAGACTGAATATCAATTTTTTGCTCCTTCTCTAACACTATCTGGTCTTCAGTCTTAGTTCCAATGTCAGCAAGTACTTCAGTTGAAGCAGTTTTACCTTGCTTTGTTAATTTTGCTTTTTGTACAGTAGGCTTCAATGGAGGAAGTACAAACCCAGGCTCTGGGCTTAGTGGAGGGGAGATCCTAACATAAGTCTTTGTGGCAAATGGATTAAAGTTTGGATCATCTAAATTGTCTAGAAAATCAAGGTTATAACTTTTCTTTGGAATAATAGGTATATCATCAGGGTCTATGAAATTTCCTGAAGGTAGTGGTTCTCCTCCTGAAGATGCCACTAAAGTGTTGACACTTGATAACCTATCATCTGGGCTTATTAAGTTCTCTGATGGCAGTGGCTGTTCCTCTGGAGGTGCCACTAAAGTGTTAACACTTGATGATCTATCATCTGGGCTTATAAAGTTctctgatggtagtggttgttccTCTGGGTGTGCCACTAAAGTGCTAACACTTGATGATCTATCATTCAAGCCTATTAAATTCTCTGATGGTAGTGGGTGTTCCTCTTGAGGTGCCACTAAAGCATCAACACTCGACACTCTCTCCTCAGAAGTTGAATCTCTGTTGCATTTTGTTGTATCTCTAGTTTGTTGACACGCTGCTTGTTCACTAAATGCCTTTACAATATCTTCAGTGTTGTTTGAGCTGCTTTGATCCTCACTGATAAACTGATTGCCACTTTGTATTATATTTTCATTTTCCTTTCTATAAACATTGCTTGTACCTGTAATCTCATCATCAAACTGGTCTTCAGAAGGGATCTGTTCAAGTTTCCTTTCCAAATTATATTTAACTAACTGAGTTTCACTTTCTTTGGTATCACTTAAAGTTACACTTTTAGGTTGAGATTCAGAGACAATGATTGCATAGTCTTTACTTTCTGTATTTATATCACCAGATACTTCCCTCTTTTCAAGTGTTAATGTTGTATTTACTGTTTCTGCAGGTTGTTCACACTCACTGGATGGTAAGAATTCATTCACTGCACTGCTGTAATTATTAGCTTGTTGATCAGTAAAAACAGTAATTTTACTCACAGATTCTTCAATAATTTCACTTTTGGTTACTGTCACTAATGAGTCGCTAATAGTACTAGATAAGTTTTCTGATTTTTCTAATGCAAAGTTTTCTGTTTGATTATCTACACTGACTGGAAAACTTTCTGCATTAACTAACAGATTCTCTACAGCAACAGGTAACACTTCAGTCTCTCTCTGAGGAATTTCTTCAAGGGAGGAGACACTTGCTTTCTCTAATGTTTCAAGTGTCACGCTCACCTCTTGCTTCGTAGTCTGAGCCTCGTCTGTACCTGGACTTTCAGGCCTGTTTGAAGATGGTTGAACTGTAAGAGCGGAGGATGGCTCAGAATGTAGATAAAGTTCCTCTGCACTTTCGTACTCAGAATCTGTGGAAAAATTGTCTAAATCAGATAGTGTGTTGCTGGACCTACAGCACAACAGGAATGACATCCTGTGTACTACTGTGAAACACTAATAATCTTTAGTGCTCTTAGAgtcattataataattatcagttGATAAAAACAAACAATACTTACTTTTCAgtttcaaatgatttttatagagatATCTGATAGGGCCATTGTGACTTATCAGTGTTATGATAAGCACAACATATGGATATCACCAAACAATTCAGGTCAAAGGACACTAAGCTTCAAATTAACAATAAAAATTGTGAGAGGATGAGATATATTAAGTTAGCTGTATTCCAAAGCACACACCAACAAAAACACTGAAGAAGATATAAAATTAGTTTACAAAATAACTCTTCAATACACCCAGTTCTCATCCCTCTTATCCATAATGTACAATACTTTGTTACCAAAGCTACAAGTAGCAAATAGTCACTCACCTATTTTCCAACCTTCGACTACATGTTTAGCCCAAATaaccatttttaagaaaggaaatcCTAAAGTCGGATGGCAATCAAGCATCCGACTAGGCAGCTCATTGATCAACTGGGTTCAACTAGTACTCTACATTTAAAAACTTTCCCCTTATATTCATATTACAATATGTAAAGCATTGTGTTTAGGaaaatactgtacagtggacccccgcataccgttggccgctcagcgctgttcgtccgagacacatctaatgtgcggcctgagccagcctcacatgttccgccggtggcattgtttaccagccagcctccgcggtaacatccaagcatacaatcggaacatttcgtattattacagtgtttttggtgattttatctgcaaaataagtgaccatgggccccaagaaagcttctagtgccaaccctacagcaataagggtgagaattactatagagatgaagaaagagatcattgataagtatgaaagtggagtgcgtgtctccgagctggccaggttgtataataaaccccaatcaaccattgctactattgtgggcaacaaaacggcaatcaaggaagctgttcttgccaaaggttcaactgtgttttcgaaacagagatcgcaagtgatggaagatgttgagagactcttattggtatggataaatgaaaaacagatagcaggagatagcatctctcaagtgatcataagtgaaaaggctaggaagttgcatgaggatttaattaaaaaaatgcctgcaactagtgatgatgtgagtgaatttaaggccagcaaaggttggtttgagagatttaataagcgtagtggcatacatagtgtgataaggcatggtgaggctgccagttcggaccacaaagcagctgaaaaatatgtgcaggaattcaaggagtacatagacagtgaaggactgaaacctgaacaagtgtttaattgtgatgaaacaggcctgttttggaagaaaatgccaagcaggacctacattactcaggaggaaaaggcactcccaggacataagcctatgaaagacaggcttactctgttgatgtgttccaatgctagtggtgattgcaaagtgaagcctttattagtgtatcactcagaaactcccagagtgttcaggcaaaagaatatcctcaaggctaatttgtgtgtgctgtggagggcaaacagtaaggcatgggtcactagggacttttctatgactggttacaccatgcatttgcccccaatgtgaaagattacctaactgagaagaaattagaccttaagtgcctcctggtgttagacaatgcccctggtcatcctacagacgtggcagagcgactttatggggacatgaacttcattaaggtgaagtttttgcctcctaataccactcctctcctgcagcccatggaccagcaggttattgcaaacttcaaaaaactgtacacaaaagctctgtttgaaaggtgctttgtagtgacctcagaaactcaactgactaagagagttttggagagagcactttaatatcctcaattgtgtaaaccttataggtaaggcttgggagggagtgactaagaggaccttgaactctgcttggaagaaactgtggccagaatgtgtagaccaaagggattgtgaagggtttcaggctaaccctgagaggagtatgccagttgaggaatccattgtggcattgggaaagtccttggggttggaggttagtggggatgatgtggaagagttggtggaggaggacaatgaagaactaaccactgatgagctgctagatcaacttcaacagcaagaggccatacctgaggaaactggttcggaggag
The Cherax quadricarinatus isolate ZL_2023a chromosome 32, ASM3850222v1, whole genome shotgun sequence DNA segment above includes these coding regions:
- the tacc gene encoding transforming acidic coiled-coil-containing protein 2 isoform X20 codes for the protein MFLCLCGQGNQSGNKADAGQKKKVGDHGSAVMGPTAPLGLAGPPGNPEQEAEGQKNTLVITRENISSVSPPSSPSSLPSDASSHSLSKECDTTSTAEDSTSFASCLTGDPSSASELSQISPVKDLTPSDVTKNFGAETCTAETSVNSVSDSVAQNITQNGVKKDSEYESAEELYLHSEPSSALTVQPSSNRPESPGTDEAQTTKQEVSVTLETLEKASVSSLEEIPQRETEVLPVAVENLLVNAESFPVSVDNQTENFALEKSENLSSTISDSLVTVTKSEIIEESVSKITVFTDQQANNYSSAVNEFLPSSECEQPAETVNTTLTLEKREVSGDINTESKDYAIIVSESQPKSVTLSDTKESETQLVKYNLERKLEQIPSEDQFDDEITGTSNVYRKENENIIQSGNQFISEDQSSSNNTEDIVKAFSEQAACQQTRDTTKCNRDSTSEERVSSVDALVAPQEEHPLPSENLIGLNDRSSSVSTLVAHPEEQPLPSENFISPDDRSSSVNTLVAPPEEQPLPSENLISPDDRLSSVNTLVASSGGEPLPSGNFIDPDDIPIIPKKSYNLDFLDNLDDPNFNPFATKTYVRISPPLSPEPGFVLPPLKPTVQKAKLTKQGKTASTEVLADIGTKTEDQIVLEKEQKIDIQSSKLETNHRLPVSPEHQSQSVEHSQDSGQLLEIAFDDSASPVKRPRKLGKKPDLKQQRQPVKKPPPKSKAFEKNNNKIEDKSISETETKFVHEDLPITSSKGYNLDFLDDLDDPNFNPFATKCSVSNSPPKESSVLLEEKGDHKSKPKVASPKKAPAKKGFTVIKNKTKTNVPAVDETDSSKKLVSDPADSDNGTDKLENNVIESAEEKDTPLPSKTDYNLDFLDDPNFDPFQSRSSLNQNITVEETDPSNKVPKNIDVAKDNSVKHEEKSDNECDKDSAIGLEKKVECNKEHLSQAPQEVKKLVINKDETRETVHSPENEEKSEVIEAKTYIEVCATSGETRGCEEKTLNSEEEIPCVIDTSPNQTDEKCKSSVEHLQLKSSQVSEEAAASPVLRNENLESKLDLEIGNTSRESKEIVLDTERETSLPKVPSIGTIGQLDSLEFAQLLGNEASRLAEEFMNCSTDSGLPDSDDSSCIKPSNVESTMADMNFTKSPQYGAHLDENINPFQKHSRLPRSPPLGKREAVCGAESGDISHVLDSFKARRSLKRENVMGEERLDTVSVDDDSGIVLGTRSDLETEVNHSEAGPEIATGLTSSDLRCASQSKTEDEEEEMCDQITDEEFLASEAFFKEATDMENQLRKSLGTPLMGRCGLHAGTAYYKVGPIHSKLSGDEVTPTKDKREHPAITPESPQNKPVPSTSSPAPPREERSAPEGTSSPTPRPSDTSERKPSSSRPTSVPPEGYMTAAEVQDLLKRQELKFEEKLLQVELAAGEKEKTLRQTMKDEQKELTTLGESMAELTQSRDALLKMVGQYKGMLASLVSEKEKDKQNADERIKAIEVERNQALEDLANVEVAFSDVHRKYERTKQVVDTLRRNEETLRGAVADYETKLQKQEQKFIEFQKHAEEKIQLANEEFEAMRKANDQEMTKMSALLKKAEMKIMSLQDAFDRKTRENQELTQLCDDLINKVGASH
- the tacc gene encoding transforming acidic coiled-coil-containing protein 2 isoform X27; this encodes MNFLRNLIQGPTAPLGLAGPPGNPEQEAEGQKNTLVITRENISSVSPPSSPSSLPSDASSHSLSKECDTTSTAEDSTSFASCLTGDPSSASELSQISPVKDLTPSDVTKNFGAETCTAETSVNSVSDSVAQNITQNGVKKDSEYESAEELYLHSEPSSALTVQPSSNRPESPGTDEAQTTKQEVSVTLETLEKASVSSLEEIPQRETEVLPVAVENLLVNAESFPVSVDNQTENFALEKSENLSSTISDSLVTVTKSEIIEESVSKITVFTDQQANNYSSAVNEFLPSSECEQPAETVNTTLTLEKREVSGDINTESKDYAIIVSESQPKSVTLSDTKESETQLVKYNLERKLEQIPSEDQFDDEITGTSNVYRKENENIIQSGNQFISEDQSSSNNTEDIVKAFSEQAACQQTRDTTKCNRDSTSEERVSSVDALVAPQEEHPLPSENLIGLNDRSSSVSTLVAHPEEQPLPSENFISPDDRSSSVNTLVAPPEEQPLPSENLISPDDRLSSVNTLVASSGGEPLPSGNFIDPDDIPIIPKKSYNLDFLDNLDDPNFNPFATKTYVRISPPLSPEPGFVLPPLKPTVQKAKLTKQGKTASTEVLADIGTKTEDQIVLEKEQKIDIQSSKLETNHRLPVSPEHQSQSVEHSQDSGQLLEIAFDDSASPVKRPRKLGKKPDLKQQRQPVKKPPPKSKAFEKNNNKIEDKSISETETKFVHEDLPITSSKGYNLDFLDDLDDPNFNPFATKCSVSNSPPKESSVLLEEKGDHKSKPKVASPKKAPAKKGFTVIKNKTKTNVPAVDETDSSKKLVSDPADSDNGTDKLENNVIESAEEKDTPLPSKTDYNLDFLDDPNFDPFQSRSSLNQNITVEETDPSNKVPKNIDVAKDNSVKHEEKSDNECDKDSAIGLEKKVECNKEHLSQAPQEVKKLVINKDETRETVHSPENEEKSEVIEAKTYIEVCATSGETRGCEEKTLNSEEEIPCVIDTSPNQTDEKCKSSVEHLQLKSSQVSEEAAASPVLRNENLESKLDLEIGNTSRESKEIVLDTERETSLPKVPSIGTIGQLDSLEFAQLLGNEASRLAEEFMNCSTDSGLPDSDDSSCIKPSNVESTMADMNFTKSPQYGAHLDENINPFQKHSRLPRSPPLGKREAVCGAESGDISHVLDSFKARRSLKRENVMGEERLDTVSVDDDSGIVLGTRSDLETEVNHSEAGPEIATGLTSSDLRCASQSKTEDEEEEMCDQITDEEFLASEAFFKEATDMENQLRKSLGTPLMGRCGLHAGTAYYKVGPIHSKLSGDEVTPTKDKREHPAITPESPQNKPVPSTSSPAPPREERSAPEGTSSPTPRPSDTSERKPSSSRPTSVPPEGYMTAAEVQDLLKRQELKFEEKLLQVELAAGEKEKTLRQTMKDEQKELTTLGESMAELTQSRDALLKMVGQYKGMLASLVSEKEKDKQNADERIKAIEVERNQALEDLANVEVAFSDVHRKYERTKQVVDTLRRNEETLRGAVADYETKLQKQEQKFIEFQKHAEEKIQLANEEFEAMRKANDQEMTKMSALLKKAEMKIMSLQDAFDRKTRENQELTQLCDDLINKVGASH